The Deltaproteobacteria bacterium genome includes a window with the following:
- a CDS encoding pyridoxal-phosphate dependent enzyme, whose translation MSHLTGLACIRCNASFGIEPRFDGCPECRAQAPANLTPRYDLDAAARTLSAESLRDRPSDMRRYRELLPPDVQDAATLGEGGTPLLHCQRYGRRLGLERLYLKDESQNPSGSFKDRLAFAALAMAGRFGARAVGVSSTGNAGAAAAAYAARAGLPCIVLTVQGAASAIVTQMQAYGAMVVATRTKADRWNLLQTGVAEWGWYPTSPYFGPPVGSNPYGVDGYKTLAYEVCEQLAWEAPDWCVLPVAYGDALFGMWKGFEELAALGLIARKPRMVAAEMAGCLSAALASGDDAIPEIAAPSPYVAGSISVNQSTYQAMHALRASGGVARVARNEELLGLQRALAADEGIYAEPSSLAALAALHRLCEEGRIARNDTVMVLNTASGLKDTAATAAAVPEIPTVDGGTTQFLETLKDAYGYRAEG comes from the coding sequence ATGAGCCACCTCACCGGCCTCGCCTGTATCCGTTGTAACGCATCCTTCGGCATCGAGCCCCGTTTCGACGGATGTCCGGAATGCCGGGCCCAGGCGCCCGCCAACCTGACGCCGCGATACGACCTCGACGCGGCCGCGCGGACGCTGTCCGCCGAGTCGTTGCGGGACCGGCCTTCGGACATGCGGCGCTACCGCGAGCTGCTCCCCCCGGACGTCCAGGACGCGGCCACCCTGGGCGAGGGCGGGACACCGCTGCTCCACTGCCAACGTTACGGCCGACGGCTCGGCCTCGAACGGCTCTACCTCAAGGACGAATCCCAGAACCCGTCAGGCTCCTTCAAGGACCGGCTGGCGTTCGCCGCCCTGGCCATGGCCGGGCGCTTCGGCGCCAGGGCGGTGGGGGTCAGTTCCACCGGCAACGCCGGCGCCGCGGCCGCGGCCTATGCCGCCCGCGCCGGGCTGCCCTGCATCGTCCTCACCGTCCAAGGCGCGGCCTCGGCAATCGTCACCCAGATGCAGGCCTACGGCGCCATGGTGGTGGCGACCCGCACCAAGGCCGACCGTTGGAACCTCTTGCAGACCGGGGTGGCCGAGTGGGGCTGGTATCCGACCTCGCCCTACTTCGGTCCGCCCGTGGGCAGCAACCCTTACGGCGTGGACGGCTACAAGACCCTCGCGTACGAGGTGTGCGAGCAGTTGGCGTGGGAAGCGCCCGACTGGTGCGTGCTGCCGGTGGCCTACGGCGACGCGCTGTTCGGCATGTGGAAGGGCTTTGAGGAGCTGGCCGCTTTGGGGTTGATCGCCAGGAAGCCGCGCATGGTGGCCGCCGAGATGGCCGGCTGTCTTTCGGCCGCCCTCGCCTCCGGCGACGACGCCATCCCAGAGATCGCAGCGCCTTCCCCGTACGTGGCCGGCTCCATCAGCGTCAACCAGAGCACGTACCAGGCGATGCACGCCCTGCGCGCCTCCGGCGGCGTGGCGCGCGTAGCGCGGAACGAGGAACTGCTGGGACTGCAACGGGCCTTGGCCGCGGACGAAGGCATCTACGCCGAGCCCTCATCGCTGGCCGCCCTTGCCGCGTTGCATCGGCTGTGCGAAGAAGGCCGCATCGCCCGGAACGACACGGTGATGGTGCTGAACACCGCCAGCGGCCTCAAGGACACCGCCGCCACCGCCGCGGCCGTACCCGAGATCCCCACAGTGGACGGCGGCACCACGCAATTCTTGGAGACCTTGAAGGATGCGTACGGCTACCGCGCGGAGGGATAA